ACAGGTCTCTCCCCATTCGCGAAGAGATTCTCAAGGTGTTGCTTAACAGCGACCTCATCGGCTTCCACACGTTCGATTACGCGCGTCACTTCTTAACCTGCTGCAGCCGGATTCTAGGGTTGGAGTATCAGTCCAAGAGAGGATACATTGGGCTGGAGTATTACGGGAGGACCGTGGGGATAAAGATCATGCCCGTGGGGATCGACATGGGACGGATCCAGTCTGTGATGATAGACTCAGAGGAGGAAGGGAAGGTGATGGAGCTCAGAAGGCGTTACGAAGGCAAGACGGTGTTGCTTGGGATCGATGATATGGATATTTTCAGGGGGATCAACCTGAAGCTGCTAGCGATGGAGCAAATGCTTAAGCAGCACTCTACCTGGAGAGGGAGAGCCGTTTTGGTTCAGATTGTGAATCTCGCTAGGGATAAAGGGATTGACATTGAGAAAACACGTGGCGAAATCGAAGAAACATGTAGGAAGATCAACGAAGAGTTTGGATACCACCAACCTATTGTATATATTGACACTCCAATTTCGATAACTGAGATCAATGCTTATTATCATATCGCTGAGTGTGTGGTCATTACGGCCGTTAGAGATGGGATGAACCTGACTCCTTATGAGTATATAGTATGTAGACAGGGTGCAAAGAAGAGCGTGTTGGTTGCGTCAGAGTTTATCGGATGCTCTCCTTCCCTTAGCAGAGCGATTAGGGTGAATCCGTGGAATGTTGAAGCGACTGGTGAAGCGCTGAATGAGGCCTTATCGATGAGTGATGGTGAGAAACAGCTGCGGCATAAGAAGCATTACCGGTACGTTAGTACTCACGACGTTGTGTTTTGGTCGAGGAGTTTCTTGCAagatgatatatggtgttttatacatcttgtatatatgcttttaaattggttttcaagtctttatcgagtcttcctagtccttttcgagtcattacaggtctggagttgcattggatgggagatgaaccagctggaacaaaagaggcagaaaacagtgcaatttggtgattttcacgcagaacagtcttgatgactgttctggatagcggagcaacccgagtgactgttccgagggagtgttccagcggcagagatttttaaggaaacaacaacttatttcgggatttgccctaatctctctattttctctcccagccgcctgtggttttgatatatcttctttttctgtttttcctTATGATACTACGCTGTTTTGGGAGAAGAAACCAGACCTTAGAGTTGGAGACTTGTGATTTGatactttgtaaagggagaaggctccttctctctcaccatagagaagaaccccctgaacccttattctattttatctacacatgttttattcagtctttgtctctgtgttttcttgctccatggctgagtagtcagcttgcttagtctagggtgttagggtgttagatctgtgagcttgacataaataagttataaatcgattgtcttcattcactgttgttcttaaggcttgcatcaagttaaccacttagtgcctgattctaggtttaatctattcatcaaaagtgttataggttgctagacataacttgaatgagcattgcatccctaaccagcgaaagtagatgttagggtgttttgtgaacatatcggacttgacctCTATTGCTTGTtgtcgcatcttgatccaaacgagagtttaggtatcaagatcgatcagcatagggagcagtaccacgacagtggactgttctacttgagtgatccgagttctagactggtctttaatcgaacttgaataattgtttggctcacacttgtttaacacccgaccaaaccaccctaggctagcatttttatcatctgaaatctttaattaatcttattacttgcttgttacgaaaccttaatctcaaaaccccatcattgttttagctaagtattgatcccataaGGATAAAGTGTAAttgttggtctctgtggattcgatcctaaagtgctacatcgacataccattcgattgtggtagtgtgcacattaggttatttggtgtgcgtatacacgtaatatcaaattggcgccgttgccggggaccatctttttacctttatttttcggttatttatttagtctaagacctctaacttgccttatcctttttgttgcagctaatgttccaggtgcatgaccagtagacatactcggagaaacgcacaaggagagttagttacatttaccaaccaggagctagcaaggttagaaagaacaaatcgtcaacagccaaggcaaactgacaccactatgggtgatcacgccaatcaggatgatctcgctgcggctatggcactcatgcagcagcagatgcaacaaatgcagcagaccatccagGCTCAGCAGGATGCTGCTGAACAGGCTGCTCTCGCGCGGCAGGAACAACAGGCAGACTGTTCCAATCGGGCAGAGAAACCTTCCGCGTAACATCCCTACTAcgcgctctgccattgttcctccactctgcaccaggcaggacttcgagatcaagcctgctttgatcggtctagtacagagaaaggtgttctctggtctctctacagaaattccaatggagcatattgagagcttcgaaaaagtctgcagtttcactcgcgCTAATGGTGTTCCACCAGATTACATCAGGTGCATgttattcccattctctcttgatggaaaagctgcacggtggttgaactctctccctaccggctctctcacttcatgggaacaggtccgatcagcgttcctcagccatttctactctaaggcgagaacagctgcattgaggaacaagatcacctccttcaagacagctcactgatgagcctttctgcgacgcatgggagcgcttcaatgactatcgcagagaatgtcctcaccatggatttgatgatgattatctcctggacattttctatgatggagtggactggaaataccaaggtgctctaaactctgcgagcaatggagatttcatgactcaaaccactgctggagcgtttaagctgattgagaacatggctgctagctcagctaataagaaagaggagagtgattgctccatgaaagggaacagttctgacgcccagaaaatagatgagctgactgccaaggttgatcagctactgaaaaacaaccaagggcacgtcttcagcatggagcaagctacggctgggcatattcagaaccagaacaagcgacaaccgcagagcaatcagcaagctgttccagctaacgggaacagtcaaccagatgagctgaagggtctgggtatgatgatgcaacaaTTGTTGCAGGGTCAGCAGGTTCAGGCCAAGGCGTTGAATCAGGTAACCACAGAAATGGACACCAGGATGGgcaacatgttcactgagctgaataacaagtatgacaatcttgcgatccacataagaaagatcgatgttcagcttgctcaaacagctgagagtgtcaagaggcaacaagagacgctccctggaagaactgataaaaatcctaggactgagcactgtaatgcaataGAGCAGCCGTTCGCTGAGACTGCTCCAGGCGCAGAAGAGAGAGCAGAGCAGTCTGCTAGCTCTGGAGTGACTGCTCCTAGCGAACCTGCTGAGACTCCACCATCTCGAGTCTATGTTTCCAAGGTTCcctatccaattccacctagacatctgatggatcccattagtgaagagcagctgataggttttaacaagatggtgagaaggctTCCTAAAGAACTTGCATTCGAAGATGCTCTGCAGATTCGTCCATTGCTCCAGTTCTTTAAAAACTGTAGAGAGACTCAAGAGGAGATCAAGGTCCTCTATACCAAAGCACTGTCTACACCAGCACTGAAGGTattgcctaaggttgatgatcctggaaagtttgttttcccatgttccatcgcaggaacaaccttcaaggacgctctttgtgactctggttcttgtgtgaatctcgtctcaaaggctattgtagacgatttgggtattgctgatgttgagcgttctcagctgaccctgacctttgcaaactcttccagagcagtcccatatggaaccatccgcagccttcatgttcaagtaggggaatgcattgttcctgctgagtttcaagttgttgagatgaacaaggatcatgagatgcctttgatatttggaaggacattcatggctactgttggagcaaccatcgatatgcccaacaagagagtctgcttctccaacatcaacaagaaagttttctacaaggctgtacccaccagatcttcctcatcacacgcctcttgcatctcagtgtttgatgtagaaaagctgaaggttgtTCCAGAGAAGGAGCATGGTGATAAGGGTGAGAGCAGGCTGTTTTCTGATGAAGATCCTAGCACTGATCCTACTAAATTCAGAGGGAATTCAAGGGTGAAACagaaagtccagaagaaaagggtcaagggagatcctacaatgactttgatacctctcaagtgtgatgagaactccattgagtatgaggtaaagtgcaagggtacctcCAAACCGTTCTCTAAAGTCAGAGCCattctcacacatgagctgaagGAGAAAGGAGAAGCTGCTGTGAAAGGGTTGCTGAGCAGAGTTCTGAagctgaacatgtctgattgtggagcttgttttggaacagGCCCTCCTGCTCAACCCGACTGATCCcagtcaccaagtcaagctagagacttaaaccaagcgcttggtgggaggcaacccactggtgagtGTCATTAACATTAggattttctttttacttatttttgtttttagtttgttgagTCTCAGGTCATAAATCAGAAAATCCGAGACCCTTGACTGGAGCAAGCAGCTGGCTGCTCTCATTCCAGAGCATCCTTTGCTGGAGCAACCGCGTCTTGCTCTGTCAGGCTGCTCCGCGCCAGGTAAGTAtctcgaacaaaaaaaaatgtttattcttgatttcaccttctctctgatttattttcacaccagggacgttgtgaagtaagtctgggggagggttttcgtcgtttactaactcgtttctttcttttgtttttcttttgggtcaatttgagtcagtttttattgagtcagtcaaaactttgtgggaattaggaccttattctgtgttgatcactgaccacctcgtgctttagttatcttattcagtgaccttagcagtggcgaaagacacacatgtggacctggaacaccctgacatatctcacttgattctccagaagttctcagccgatcaggttacactgggtagacttaactccaccttacttgaacctaatcttgactgaaattcttcttgttatgggcattagatcagggaaacgagaacacactcaggacttcttatcctttttatccatcttgctgatcctgagtggctagctcatctttagctagttcccaccctgcaccttagcctttattccaccttcatgcatttgtttttcagtgtcatatgtgcagatatgtgcaaaaaggtcggagaggaaaggatcaacgcagcctgctactcgttactgctgcagaaattcagtcagaaaggagaacaagcagattaagggagcaactgctccataaccaatgaactgcgcaagagcaggggtggagaaccagaatggttgcaaatcagaaccaccagtggcactcagaacgatcatgtattacctccttcttcgtcacatcaccatatcagtcttcaaaaaaaaaaaaaaaaaaaaaaaaaaaacgagattaatgtgatggagaaggggaagaaagaaaagaaacatggagcCACTGGAAAGGTCGAGCAAGAAGTTGGTACCAAGTATTGAAGAGTGTGTAGAGGAAAGTAGAAAGCAGAACAATCAGTTGCCTGTTCCGTCATCAGAACAGTCGCACCAGAtagagcaaaaacgagtagaggctgtggacatcaatggatctatcctctcttgccattttgtgtgatatcctgcatcctcttcaatgaaatggtagcccctaaacactcttaactccaccattaaatagcctgttccacacctagaccgtctaccctgaatgatgcctgtgatgagaagctcacgctactcttaaatgaatgtagggagttctgtctcgatagtgttgctttttcaggtttgagatgaagagtatggagccgatttttgaacagcagtcagtggggttccggtaagggtgtgttgtcctagttttactgcttgtatggttcagagattcgtggttaaagtatggttgctgagaataggagagttcccacactttcaaacctttctccctgttcttgatacttgacattgtttgaggacaaacaaggatctaagtctgggggaattgatatatggtgttttatacatcttgtatatatgcttttaaattggttttcaagtctttatcgagtcttcctagtccttttcgagtcattacaggtctggagttgcattggatgggagatgaaccagctggaacaaaagaggcagaaaacagtgcaatttggtgattttcacgcagaacagtcttgatgactgttctggatagcggagcaacccgagtgactgttccaagggagtgttccagcggcagagatttttaaggaaacaacaacttatttcgggatttgccctaatctctctattttctctcccagccgcctgtggtttgatatatcttctttttctgtttttcctTATCATACTACGCTGTTTTGGGAGAAGAAACCAGACCTTAGAGTTGGAGACTTGTGATTTGatactttgtaaagggagaaggctccttctctctcaccatagagaagaaccccctgaacccttattctattttatcttcacatgttttattcagtctttgtctctgtgttttcttgctccatggctgagtagtcagcttgcttagtctagggtgttagggtgctAGATCtgtgagcttgacataaataagttataaatcgattgtcttcattcactgttgttcttaaggcttgcatcaagttaaccacttagtgcctgattctaggtttaatctattcatcaaaagtgttataggttgctagacataacttgaatgagcattgcatccctaaccagcgaaagtagatgttagggtgttttgtgaacatatcggacttgacctCTATTGCTTGTtgtcgcatcttgatccaaacgagagtttaggtatcaagatcgatcagcatagggagcagtaccacgacagtggactgttctacttgagtgatccgagttctagactggtctttaatcgaacttgaataattgtttggctcacacttgtttaacacccgaccaaaccaccctaggctagcatttttatcatctgaaatctttagttaatcttattacttgcttgttacgaaaccttaatctcaaaaccccatcattgttttagctaagtattgatcccataaGGATAAAGTGTAAttgttggtctctgtggattcgatcctaaagtgctacatcgacataccattcgattgtggtagtgtgcacattaggttatttggtgtgcgtatacacgtaatatcacaAGATTTAGAGAGGATATGTGTGGATCATTTCAAGAAAAGGTGTTGGGGGATGGGGATTAGTTTTGGTTTTCGAGTTGTGGCGCTTGATCCTAACTTTAGGAAGCTTTCGATACCATTGATTATTTCGGACTATAAGAGGGCGAAAAGCAGAGCTATACTGTTGGATTATGACGACACTCTGATGCCTCAGAACTCTATTAACAGAGCTCCTAGTCAGGAAGTTATGAACTTCTTGGATGCGCTCTGTGAGGACAAGAAGAATTCGATTTTCATTGTGAGTGGAAAAGGAAGAGAAAGCTTAGGTGAATGGTTCTCTCCGTGCAAAAACATTGGAATTGCAGCAGAGCATGGTTACTTCTTGAAGTACGTTTTAAATGTGTACAGTTCTTCTCCTTCAGTGTTTAGCAACATGTGACTTCTTGTCTATTTGTTAGGTGGCCAGGCAGTGAAGAATGGGAAACATGTGGCCAGGGAACTGATTTTGGTTGGAGCAGATCGTGGAGCCTGTGATAAAACAGTACACTGAATCTACGGATGGCTCTTCAACTGAAGTTAAAGATAGTGCTCTGGTTTGGCAATACAGGGATGCGGATCTGGGTTTTGATTCTTTGCAAGCAAAGGAAATGTTAGAGCATCTAGAGAGTGTTCTAGCTAATGAGCATGTTGCAGTTAAGAGCGGTCACTACATTGTTGAAGTCAAGCCTTAGGTAAGTAAATTTTTTTCTGATTGATCCAAAGCATTCTTGGTActttattcttgttttttttgtaaagggAGTGAGCAAAGGATATGTGTCAGAAAAGATATTTTCATCAATGTCTGAAGAGGGGAAACCAGTTGATTTTGTGCTGTGTATTGGAGATGACCGATCTGATGAAAACATGTTTGAGGCGATTGTTAATGCAATGTCGAAGAACTTGCTATGCGGAGATACTCTTGTGTTTGCATGCACAGTTGGGCAAAAGCCAAGCAATGCTAAATATTATTTGGACGATACTATGGAAGTGAGAAGCATGCTTGAATCTCTAGCTGAAGCATCAGAGGCTTCGAACTTCTCTATGCGTGAACTTGACGATGCCCTTTGATTTGGAAACCAGAGTCTTTGCCAGGTTTTTTTTGCTCTATGATCTCAGTTCCGGTTCCTACTTGCTCTCATTCTACAACGATGGTTTTGTTCTCATAAATGAATAGTGTGCATAAATGGCTAAAGAGATGATACAGACAAAGACAAGgaaaacaagagaagagagTGGTGTTTGGTCTGCTGTGactgaaagaaagaaagaataaaaGGCAATGTGAAGTTTTGTTCTGTTCAGATGGTGTTTGGAGAGCAAAAGATGAGGAAAATTAGTTGTTTGGTTTCTTAAAAGCTTTGCAGGATGTTGAAGTAGCAACAAGCCAACAAGCCAAAGCTTTGATCTTCATTTTCACTTCTAATATTGTTATTATTACTATAATTGGATGATCTTGGTGAACTTTCGTTTTGGATTCGACTGTTCATTGAATATGAGAAAGCAAAACTGTGAAAGAATGTAGTAAAGATatggtgtttcaaaaaaaagagtACAGTTTAATAGCCCATTGGGCCGTACATATTTTGTCGCTTACTGTCGGGTTGCTTTTTTCAGGCTTTCATTAAATTCCTTcaccctcttttttttttgattggtTGAATTGCATTGATGAATGAGTGATGAGCTTTGCAAAGGAAAAGACCAATGGAGAAGGGAACTGATGGGAAGATGAAGAGTGTGGCTTCGATTCCGGAGAACTACGTATCCATTCTTCAGCTTCAAGAGCGCTGGATGAAGGGGAAAGAAAGGAAACACAAGGAAAGAGACTTAGGAGTGAAGCAGCAGCAGGTTAATGGACAAAGAGAAGAAGTAGTAGAACCAATGGTGAATCTCGAGGAATGTTTTCACATCGATCGTCGGGAAAAAGAATCAAATTGCATTGAGAAAGAGGTCTCTGCAACTGTGAGCAAGAAGGGCGAAGATGGAGGATATTGgagggagagaaagaagaaatggtctaagaagaagaataagaagaatcaAGGTGGCTCTGTGAAAGAGGAGATTGAGATTCCATGAGATAATCTAACTAATACTAAAAGGATATATGAGCATCAGGGAAGACGTCCACGTCAGCTtgaaaaatcaaccaatgagAAACGAGCTTTTTGCCATGTCACACCGGTGTTgggctgtttttttttttgatctgtAATGTGAGGTATTTAGCCCATAAGCCCGATCCAAGAGAAGCCCTAAAAAGCTGAAGATGAGACGATGAATCTCTCTCCGTCGTATCCACTTCTTCAACGGATCGTCGATCAATCGACACAGTACTCCATCTCTGTGCAATGAATCCTCCGAAAATCTCATTTATGGCTTCCTTTCGCCTTCCTCCCTCTAAATTTCTTTATAACATCCTTCTTCTTCCCAGATTAATTCCAACACAAAAATATTCTCTCAAGCCATGAATTCCAGCAGAAAATCCTCTGTTATCGTTTAACTTCTTCTTGGTTTTCTTTGTCTTTCATGCTCACctatttgtttgtttgtctgaTTTATAATGCTTCGATCCTGTAGAGGAGAGGCAAGAAGTTGTTACTGAAAAGGTTGTGTGTTACAAGCGCAAGCATATCACTATTGTGAAATCACTTGAACTGTTTGGTGAGTTATTTGCTTCTTTGTTGAGATATCTTAGTATTCTTTTCATGCGTAAATTTTTTCATTAAAGATAAAACTCAGCAACGCCTCTAAAATCCTTGGGATGAAGTTGGAGCATCAGTTGTCAAGGTATGCAgattataaaactaaatatgaataataaattatgtGCTTGTGTTTGTAGAGTTTGTACCTGCATTAGAGTTTAGACCTTTTGATTCTTGCATTTCAGAATTTTGGGCCGAGAGAGTAATAGAATCTACCTCTTAATATATAGCTTTGGACCGCTCACCGCATCAGCGCcaatctgttttgtttcatttttcttcCTCTTATACTTAGGGTTATCTCTGTTTCAGCTGCCAACTGAAACAGAGCAAATTAATGAAGGAAATAATTTATGACATCGTTGAATTCATTACAGGCACTTGGCCTGATGTAACATAATTTATTATTCCTTTTTTTATGTGCATTCACATGTGAAAAAATTCTGTAAATGATTGTTTCAGAATCCTTCCTAAAACTTCTTGATTGTTGCATTGTCTATTTCCAGGTCCTGAAATATTTCTTTCCTTCACTGCAGATGGGAAGAACGTTCAAGATGGTTGATGACCAACTTTGTCCTTGGTCTTGGGCATTGCAGGTTTCCCACAGACGAGATAAAAACCTACTCTTACTTGTGTGGCTGTTTATGGTATAGATAAAATATGTTGTAGACTTGCATTACTTATTTATGTGATGATATGAAGCTTTTTTAGTTTCACTTTCTAGCTATTGCTTTGTCAAACTTctcattttgttttcttggcTTGGGGTTGTTGCTTCTACTGCAAAACGAAGTTTTAGTAAGGATTTTGTGCTATGTAATACCGATTCATTTCATGGTTAGCTTATGTGTTAAACGTTGGGTCACAAAATCTTCCAACATTTTGTAACAATTTGACTATATATTCCTACTTTTTAGCTGTTCTCTGTTTGTACCAAAGCTATTGAATGTATTTATGTATTCTTGCGTGAACAAGTAAGCGAACTCTGttttattacatattttacCTTGATATATttgtagaaaaataataataaagaaacaGACCTTACCAGGATTAAGGATGTTAAAGGTTGCGAAGAGAATAGGTGTCGACAAGAGCTGATCACCAGTCCATTAAccaaaaatgtaatatttagAGGAAGAATGGAAAAAAACCTTTTACCCAAGGTTAAGTTGATCAAAGTATCTACATACcaattatatataatagtaataCAAAAACTCAACAAACTAAACATCAATTGGTTTATCAATTTTTGAAATTGTCTTATCTTATATTAGAATTAGTTATAAAACTTTCTTTTTAATAGTAACTCTTACAAAAAGGAAATAGTAATATATGAAATATCACCTTCTATACAAATAATTGGATTTTTAAACTCTTTTACTTGCATAATGCATACAAAAGATTGATgttctatttataattaatgcatttcacttgaaaaataaaacaaaaatcaaaatatgaaaatgagtGGTTGAATTTTATTgggaaacaaataaaattaacaaaaaataataaatcaaaatatatgtttaatttttattaatatatttgcaaattttaaaacatcaataTTTTAAACTCAAAAGgagtatataattaatataattttttttatgtagtaTATAAATAATCCAGATAAAGATAATCTAGGAAGGTTCTCAATAATCGACTACAATTatcctttttaattttatcagaTTTATGGTGATCattttaaatcaaaactaaatggTCGCTATAGAGATCAACTTCACCTAGGGATGGGCATTTAGATTTAATACGGCtttagtttgatttatttggGTCTAAAAAAAGCTTTAACCAAAATTAACCCAAATTAGTTTGGCTTGGTTTGTGTTTTGTTATTTCAGTTTAATCCGGATTGGTTTATGTTTGGTTCagttttagtttggttttgtttttgtttggttcggtttaattttatttttctgtgtTTGTTCAGTTCAATCGAACCACATATGTCATAAAGCTATTTATGTTCAGTTCATTggtaaaagttacaaaaaagaGTGTAAAATGGAGACTCAAACACATCATAGAGAGTTATTTAAACACTTAGACCAAGAGCGCCACTCCTTCAAACTATATTCATTCAGTAACAATCTTCatatgtaatttaaaaattgtgaatattaaataaaatcttCACCATGTATAACTTTTTCAAACACCAGATTATGAGTTTAAAGCTACAACCCAACATAAAAGTAAAGACTAATTTCTTTGGGATGATGGCAAAATTCTTAATTTAGAAAGCCATTATtggtttatatgatttaaatataaagttttggtgatggttttattaaaaaattgtatCATAAACTGGTTTGGtcagttatatttttatttgtagtaTATTTTCATGAACAAGATTGGAGAATAATATTATCTTTACGtttggatcaatttttattcaatatcaatactattaaaaggaaatgagtctaaaaaaatctacctataaaagttgtttggaccctttcatttaactcattattttttaatattaacttaaatttatactaacaatatgttaccatatatttctctaacaataatattcttttatttatttaaatttcactcctaaatcctaatcattactattactatatttatcattttcatttttaattgtaaaaacattgaactaatgttttatattatcacttttatgatataatatatgatttaaagtatataagataaattacaagacatatatgtgtacattctaacttcctctttcgtttataataaagtaatcatatcatatataaacttttccactaaaatctcatatcatatactaaactttcaaccgtctataatttgataatattttcatatttaaaaatgatttttctgaatattcatgttaccttcacaaaaatgaagaaattcaTTGGTTCTATTAAAGCTAACCCGACTTCACGATATCAGTATTGattattcaagattttgaaaattatttgtttagatattatacttttatatacttttcacttaaaacgaatcaatattattaaaagaaaaaaagttttaaaaaatctaatataaaaaagttgttggagttatgtataactatttattatttttctgataatacattaatcattctaaacatacaatattttaaatatttttaacagatcttaatattatttcttatgatacctttactcagaaaaatatttcatcaaccatatttttgtacaataacgttaaaaatctatatcaaaaggttgttggacctgatatggacgtaatgggtccacatctgt
Above is a window of Brassica napus cultivar Da-Ae chromosome A10, Da-Ae, whole genome shotgun sequence DNA encoding:
- the LOC125575526 gene encoding probable alpha,alpha-trehalose-phosphate synthase [UDP-forming] 7, with product MEVLYVGSLSRDVDSHEQEHVAQILLEKFKCVPTFLPPDLRSKYYDRFCKRQLWSLFHYMLPFSPSNGGIFDRSMWEAYVAANKLFFQKVIKVINPDDDFIYRSLPIREEILKVLLNSDLIGFHTFDYARHFLTCCSRILGLEYQSKRGYIGLEYYGRTVGIKIMPVGIDMGRIQSVMIDSEEEGKVMELRRRYEGKTVLLGIDDMDIFRGINLKLLAMEQMLKQHSTWRGRAVLVQIVNLARDKGIDIEKTRGEIEETCRKINEEFGYHQPIVYIDTPISITEINAYYHIAECVVITAVRDGMNLTPYEYIVCRQGAKKSVLVASEFIGCSPSLSRAIRVNPWNVEATGEALNEALSMSDGEKQLRHKKHYRYGQQVQAKALNQPFAETAPGAEERAEQSASSGVTAPSEPAETPPSRVYVSKRDSRGDQGPLYQSTVYTSTEEKLKVVPEKEHGDKGESRLFSDEDPSTDPTKFRGNSRCKGTSKPFSKVRAILTHELKEKGEAAVKGLLSRVLKLNMSDCGACFGTGPPAQPD
- the LOC106427033 gene encoding uncharacterized protein LOC106427033, whose translation is MEKGTDGKMKSVASIPENYVSILQLQERWMKGKERKHKERDLGVKQQQVNGQREEVVEPMVNLEECFHIDRREKESNCIEKEVSATVSKKGEDGGYWRERKKKWSKKKNKKNQGGSVKEEIEIP